The Apibacter raozihei genome contains a region encoding:
- a CDS encoding di-heme oxidoreductase family protein, giving the protein MKYTDLKKIILTLLLIISYSCSDDELNVPVVDEEQLDISDRLFAGGATTTFSTSYLAYGERIDGLSSGEIYKHDRGDVLFEANFVKAPNPVRPGLGPVYNNRSCESCHPRDGRAPFPSSINDLSGFFLRISIPGTNEHGGPKPDPFFGDQIQNQAVYGFQPEARFKVTHTQITETLADGTQVVLKKPNYYLIDIHPLAKLPASYMLSPRIGRPVFGLGLLESIPVQDILSREDPTDKDGNGIKGIANWVWDEVNQKMDLGRFGWKGNNPTVLVQTIGALHGDMGITSSYRPYENNPVLLDGLDDDPEISDEHIGYLEFYCRTLAVPAPRNINNSQVKKGAALFEKLDCAVCHTPKQKTGYNPVSTLSYQTFYPYTDMLLHDMGENLADNRPDFRADGTMWKTPPLWGIGLTYKVNSHTMFLHDGRANNLTEAILWHGGEAQTSKEKFKALSIEKRESLLAFLNSL; this is encoded by the coding sequence ATGAAATACACAGATTTAAAAAAGATAATTTTAACTCTACTGCTTATAATAAGTTATTCTTGTTCAGACGATGAATTAAATGTACCAGTGGTTGATGAAGAACAATTAGATATAAGCGATCGTTTATTTGCAGGTGGAGCAACAACAACATTTTCTACCTCATACCTAGCTTATGGAGAAAGGATTGATGGACTTTCATCTGGCGAAATTTATAAACATGATAGAGGGGATGTGTTGTTTGAAGCTAACTTTGTAAAAGCGCCTAATCCTGTACGACCAGGGCTGGGGCCGGTTTATAATAACAGATCATGTGAATCTTGCCATCCACGCGATGGACGAGCACCATTTCCCTCCAGTATAAATGATTTAAGCGGATTTTTTTTAAGAATTAGTATTCCCGGAACCAATGAACATGGCGGACCTAAACCAGATCCTTTTTTCGGTGATCAGATTCAAAATCAGGCTGTTTATGGATTTCAACCAGAAGCAAGATTTAAAGTTACACACACGCAAATAACAGAAACATTAGCAGACGGAACTCAGGTTGTATTAAAAAAGCCTAATTATTACTTAATAGATATTCATCCGTTAGCAAAATTACCTGCCAGTTATATGCTTTCTCCAAGGATAGGAAGACCCGTTTTTGGCTTAGGATTACTTGAAAGCATTCCTGTACAGGATATACTTAGTAGGGAAGATCCCACAGATAAAGATGGAAATGGAATTAAAGGTATAGCAAATTGGGTTTGGGATGAAGTGAATCAAAAAATGGATTTAGGTAGGTTCGGATGGAAAGGTAATAATCCAACGGTTTTAGTGCAAACTATAGGAGCATTACACGGAGATATGGGAATCACCAGCTCCTACAGACCTTACGAAAATAACCCGGTATTGTTGGATGGGTTAGATGATGATCCTGAAATTAGTGATGAACACATTGGATATCTTGAGTTTTACTGTAGAACATTAGCTGTACCGGCACCAAGAAATATTAACAATTCTCAGGTAAAAAAAGGCGCAGCATTGTTTGAAAAATTAGATTGCGCAGTATGTCACACACCTAAACAAAAAACAGGATATAACCCAGTAAGTACATTGTCATATCAAACATTTTATCCATATACAGATATGTTATTACATGACATGGGAGAAAACCTTGCAGACAATCGGCCAGACTTCCGGGCAGATGGTACCATGTGGAAAACTCCTCCATTATGGGGAATCGGCTTAACCTATAAAGTAAATAGTCATACAATGTTTTTACATGATGGCCGGGCAAACAATTTAACAGAAGCTATCCTTTGGCACGGAGGTGAAGCACAAACATCTAAAGAAAAATTTAAAGCTCTGAGCATTGAGAAAAGAGAGTCTTTACTAGCATTTCTAAACTCTTTATAA
- a CDS encoding imelysin family protein — translation MKRILFYLSLATAGSLFFQNCSNNDSNDIPVVAEEKKIENIVANNADRIVENYRDLYTKTLELQTAVNAIQLNDVTTLNTAKEAWRKARVAWENSEAFLFGPVHGEHNSICVENVDDAIDTWPIDVTTTNQILDNNKPITAEVIDGENTGGFHALEYMLWAERMENQRVDFIEKTKITNSRELEFAKAVAQNLVAKTKAVKDAWEQEYYYTFTSPSVGNKGDFLTYKDVLIQLIEGMQEITGEVANKKIGNVLAPKDESGNPIPGASADLTQEESRFSKNSVTDFADNIQGVKNSYTGIYGTSSGVSLSNLLKDKNPVLDTKIINAMDAAIASIKSLGNFTNAVINNPTAVEQAQEKVNDLQLIIDQELKPYIQNNF, via the coding sequence ATGAAAAGAATTTTATTTTATCTAAGTTTAGCCACTGCAGGAAGCCTTTTTTTTCAAAATTGCAGTAACAATGATTCAAACGATATTCCGGTAGTAGCAGAAGAAAAAAAAATTGAAAACATTGTAGCAAACAATGCTGATCGAATTGTAGAGAATTATAGAGATTTATATACTAAGACATTGGAACTACAAACGGCTGTTAATGCTATTCAGCTTAATGATGTAACAACTTTGAATACAGCTAAAGAAGCTTGGAGAAAAGCTCGTGTAGCATGGGAAAACTCTGAAGCTTTCTTATTTGGTCCGGTTCATGGAGAGCATAATTCAATTTGTGTGGAAAATGTTGATGATGCTATTGATACCTGGCCTATAGATGTTACAACCACCAATCAGATTTTGGATAACAATAAACCTATTACCGCAGAAGTTATTGACGGGGAAAATACAGGAGGGTTTCATGCTTTAGAATATATGCTTTGGGCGGAAAGAATGGAAAATCAACGGGTAGATTTTATCGAAAAAACAAAAATTACTAATTCGAGAGAATTAGAATTCGCTAAAGCGGTAGCACAAAATTTAGTAGCTAAAACAAAAGCCGTTAAAGATGCTTGGGAACAGGAATACTACTATACATTTACCTCTCCAAGTGTAGGCAACAAAGGTGATTTTTTAACTTATAAAGATGTATTGATTCAATTAATTGAGGGAATGCAGGAAATTACAGGAGAAGTTGCTAATAAAAAAATTGGGAATGTATTAGCTCCAAAAGATGAAAGTGGAAATCCTATTCCAGGAGCCAGTGCTGACTTAACACAAGAAGAATCAAGATTCAGTAAAAATTCCGTAACAGATTTTGCAGATAATATTCAAGGAGTTAAAAATAGCTATACGGGAATATACGGAACTTCTTCAGGAGTTTCTCTGTCTAACCTGCTGAAAGACAAAAATCCTGTTTTGGATACTAAAATCATTAATGCCATGGATGCTGCAATAGCTAGTATAAAAAGTTTAGGCAATTTTACCAATGCAGTTATAAATAATCCTACAGCAGTAGAACAAGCACAGGAAAAAGTTAATGATTTGCAACTGATAATTGATCAGGAGCTTAAGCCGTATATTCAAAATAATTTCTAA
- a CDS encoding autotransporter outer membrane beta-barrel domain-containing protein yields the protein MKRFLCLLLLCNVMIIVKSQTKSIDSLEREKIKEEIKAELRAEIASELKKDLNDKNPAFSLKNFTLNGYGAINYFNNKYDTNPYLKNQTDLERLNLYLGYRFNDWLSMRSEIEFEHGGVGTTMEYDVDEEAGEFEQEIEQGGEVNLEQLYINFDIKKWMKIKLGRMKIHIGLAQRLDAPTQYFTAYRPEMENTMLPLGWYENGIQFYGFIDSHWFYELSFTNGLDSSEFSSKNWIKKGQQTKFEMANAESVAVSGAINYKFGTHKDTYAGIYAYINDANANRPKKNELRIGDKKGYVKIIGAYLTYNEKRLRFNTSFLYGDIQNSDVISLANKYSPKSLGNKRTPVGKNALGIAAEIGYDILPVFFKNTNQALYPFIRYDYYNTMQGVEGVYVKKPRWKRNVYTAGINWLVTPQVVLKAHFATRVLGSYKQDRNTLAVSKQHEKENTFSLGLGFKF from the coding sequence ATGAAAAGGTTCCTTTGCTTATTGCTCTTATGCAATGTTATGATCATTGTTAAATCCCAAACAAAATCTATAGACTCTTTAGAGAGAGAAAAGATTAAGGAAGAAATTAAAGCTGAATTAAGGGCTGAAATAGCTTCTGAATTAAAAAAAGATCTTAACGACAAAAATCCAGCCTTTAGTTTAAAAAACTTCACTTTAAACGGATACGGGGCAATCAACTATTTTAACAATAAATACGATACAAATCCGTATTTGAAAAATCAAACAGACCTGGAGCGTCTGAATTTATATTTAGGATACAGATTTAACGATTGGCTAAGTATGAGATCAGAGATTGAGTTTGAACATGGAGGTGTAGGAACAACTATGGAATATGATGTAGATGAAGAAGCCGGAGAATTTGAACAGGAAATTGAACAGGGAGGAGAAGTAAATCTCGAACAATTGTATATTAATTTTGACATAAAAAAATGGATGAAAATTAAGCTGGGAAGAATGAAAATACATATAGGATTGGCACAAAGATTAGATGCGCCGACTCAATATTTTACAGCTTATCGTCCGGAAATGGAAAATACTATGCTTCCATTAGGCTGGTATGAAAACGGAATTCAGTTCTATGGTTTTATAGACAGCCATTGGTTTTACGAATTATCATTTACCAATGGATTGGATTCATCTGAATTTTCTTCAAAGAATTGGATTAAAAAAGGACAGCAGACCAAGTTCGAAATGGCAAATGCAGAAAGTGTAGCCGTATCAGGAGCTATAAATTATAAATTTGGTACTCATAAAGATACCTATGCGGGTATTTATGCTTATATAAATGATGCAAATGCAAACCGACCTAAGAAAAACGAGCTTAGGATAGGAGATAAAAAAGGTTACGTGAAAATAATAGGAGCTTATCTTACCTACAATGAAAAACGCTTAAGATTTAATACAAGTTTTTTATATGGAGATATACAAAATTCAGATGTAATTTCTCTAGCAAATAAGTATTCACCTAAAAGTTTAGGAAATAAAAGAACTCCTGTAGGTAAAAATGCCTTAGGAATAGCAGCAGAGATTGGTTACGATATACTTCCGGTTTTTTTCAAAAATACAAACCAGGCACTCTATCCTTTTATCAGATATGATTATTACAATACCATGCAGGGAGTAGAAGGAGTATATGTGAAAAAACCAAGATGGAAACGTAATGTATACACTGCAGGTATAAACTGGCTTGTAACCCCTCAGGTAGTATTAAAAGCACATTTTGCCACCAGAGTACTGGGTTCTTACAAACAAGATCGTAATACGTTAGCTGTTTCTAAACAACACGAAAAAGAAAATACATTTAGCCTAGGATTAGGTTTTAAATTTTAA
- a CDS encoding VanZ family protein, with protein MPKNIKNWLDKYQPKIKIVFLIYFFVLAWLLLRPSGNGGLFSEFSYNDKLVHAVTFFLLTLLACLSFPKIHSLIFLFIFTVYGIIIEFLQEYMNMGRSFEYSDMFADFVGCLLALLPIYIIKR; from the coding sequence ATGCCGAAAAATATAAAGAATTGGTTGGATAAATACCAGCCAAAAATAAAAATTGTATTTCTTATATATTTTTTTGTTTTAGCATGGCTTTTGCTCAGGCCATCAGGAAATGGGGGGCTATTCTCTGAATTTAGTTATAATGATAAGTTGGTGCATGCTGTTACATTTTTTCTTTTAACATTGCTTGCTTGCTTGTCCTTTCCTAAGATTCATAGTCTTATTTTCCTTTTTATATTTACAGTTTATGGTATAATTATAGAGTTCTTACAAGAGTATATGAACATGGGAAGATCTTTTGAATATTCTGATATGTTTGCCGATTTTGTAGGTTGTCTACTGGCATTACTACCGATTTATATAATTAAAAGATAA
- the gcvH gene encoding glycine cleavage system protein GcvH: protein MNIPSELLYSPEHEWVRIEGNIAYVGITDFAQKELGDIVFLDVETLDETLNSGEVFGSVEAVKTVSDLYMPVSGKILELNQELESTPDLVNSDPYGKGWIIKVELTDSSTTHLLNAEKYKELVG from the coding sequence ATGAATATTCCATCAGAATTATTGTACAGCCCAGAACATGAATGGGTAAGAATAGAAGGTAATATTGCTTATGTAGGTATTACAGATTTTGCGCAAAAAGAACTTGGTGATATTGTCTTTCTTGACGTTGAAACCTTAGATGAAACTTTAAATTCAGGAGAAGTTTTCGGGAGTGTAGAAGCTGTAAAAACTGTTTCTGATTTGTATATGCCTGTAAGCGGTAAAATTTTGGAACTTAATCAGGAATTGGAGTCTACTCCGGATTTAGTCAACTCAGATCCGTATGGAAAAGGTTGGATTATTAAGGTAGAACTAACAGATTCATCTACAACTCACTTATTAAATGCCGAAAAATATAAAGAATTGGTTGGATAA